AGGGTGCTTCGAAAAGAGGCAAAGTACAGAACCTCTTGTCGTTTTGGGGACATGGACACGTTCCAAATCCAAgtgcttcttcgtcttcttgcACTTAACGCGGTGCTCCTTCCCTTGGCTCATGGCAGCATTCACTTCTACGACTTCGTTGTGAGTATATTACAGACAATCTGCatgcaatcttttcttttttctcctcttttttttttcgggaagGCGGGGGGCGGATGATTGTGCGCTCATGGCGAGAGGCCGATCGACCCATTTGGCAAGTTACGGTTGTGAGGTTTGACTCTTTACACGTATTCATATGTGAACAGATAGCTTGGCTCTCTCCGAACAGTTTTCCCAGTACGTGAATTTGTGAGCGGGCATTAGTTTCCTCTATAAGTAGCAAAATAACAAGAACTAAAAGTGAATCACGTCATCAAACCCACGCTTCACTTACAAGCTTCATTTCCTTGTGGATTGATCATCAGTTGGCTAACAGCTCTAAGAAAAGGAAACTAAATTAGACTTgcaccttctttctttttcctttctcaattTCATACCTGTGCTGAAGTTGCGCATAACCCGATGCCGGCGTGCGATGCAGCTGAAGGAACAAAATTTTACGAAGCTGTGCGTGACGAAGAGCGTGTTGACGGTGAACGGCAGCTTCCCAGGGCCGGAGATAAGAGTTCGTAGAGGAGACACGGTGTTCGTCAACGTTCACAACCACGGTTACTATGGCGTCACTCTCCATTGGTAAAACTGATAACCAATTCCTCTTTCCTCATCTCCTCAAGAAAGAAAGAGTACATTTAAAGTCATTCTCACGTTAGCTTTGAAGGCATTATTTACTAATCGTTAGTTTTACGCACTCTTTTCTCTTTAGGGAAAATCGATATTGTTCTATCGAGATATTGGGGGGCCAAGAAAAGTTTAGTTTTGTCTAGTGGAGCGTTGAAGCTTTGACATCTGAGTTcagagttttttctttttttactgaAGTACTTGTTATCGAACGCCTTAAAGATAATGAAATCTCAcaataaaagtttaaaaatccaATGACGAGAATATCACGTGCTGATAAATAATTGAGCTGGAAATTCAAACGCTGTGTGTTATCCAATATTGGACTTCAGgtgaaataaaatcaaaaaatgccAACTTTTATTCCTTTAAATAAGTAGCAATATACCCCCGGGATATAAATacaatttagaaaaaagaaaagatttgcaGTTCATGATGATCAAGGGAAAAATGGTTCCTGTTCTTTAAGTAATAGCTTTCgtcttttctttacttgaaaTCATTGCTAAGTATATTAAGTATGTATAATAAAAGAGATAAAATTGCACATTAAAAACTTTCTAAAAACTACATAACTGCCGtccatctttcttttcatcttcctatcttcatttccttcatttcctcttgatatattttatatatctcATTAGAAATTTACATACTCAACATTTAGAAATCAGATAAGATCTCctttgaaattaaataatacTTTTTGCAAGGGTTCGCAATTTTGCGCATGGACAATGCTAGTCTTTATTTAAGAGAACCATAGAAAATCACAAACATAGTGGCGGTCCTAAAGAATGGCTGAAATTCATTGACTTATCGAGGAAAAGCTCCATTGCCCTATAAATAGTCGATGTCATGTGCTattcttatatttttcaaactcaaacttaaaatttaacTAAATCCTTGTCTTTTATGAAGGCATGGGATAAAGCAGCCTCGAAATCCATGGTCGGATGGCCCCGAGTACATTACGCAATGTCCAATCGCCCCAGGAACAAATTTCACTTACGAGGTCCAATTCACGAATGAGGAAGGAACCCTATGGTGGCATGCTCACAGTGATTGGACACGTGCCACCGTCCATGGTGCAATAGTCATTTTGCCAAGCGAAGGAACCACTTATCCATATCCGAAGCCCGATGATGAGGAAGTCCTCGTGTTTGGtatgtattttttaatttgggcCCCATTATGGACTCGTGATAgtcatttcaaaagatttgTCACTTCaattccatttgtttcatgaagtttgaaaaatattttcataaaaaggaTCCCTCgtatattttgaaataattaatcaatgaaaaatgttcattttcaacgataatttatatctaaacattttcataaataaaaaaaaatcatttaattatttttataactaACACAAACGattgttttaagaaaaataatttatcaatcatttaattttgcaaaacaaactgAGCCTTAAAGTGggctgtttttcttttttttgtatgaATATAGTGGCATAGGAGGCCAGACATAGAGAGAATAAATCGGAAGAGTAAGCAGTCTAATGTTGACTGTCATGTATATGAGTACGCGTGCTTGTCTGAAAACAACAGCTGTGGAATAAGAAAACCCTTGAAGAAAAATCTGACAGACAAGAAGAAAAGTCCTAAGACTCCCGAACGTTCCTCTGAATGGTACACTTGACTTTCCCTTTTTGACTTGTTGAATCTTGCATCCATCTGTTCGGTAATTACCTTATGCATTACGAGTTACTCGATACGCTGTTTGCTCGTTCTTAATCGTTGGATCAAGGTACGCATTTTCAAGTGCGTGATGATGTAATTTGTGCACGGTTGCAGCTTGCTGGTACAAGGAGAGCATGAGGGAATTGCTGGAGCTAGCACTCGAAACTGGCTCGGACACGCCTCGATCCGATGCCTATACCATCAACGGCGAACCGGGAGATATGTGCCCGTGTTCCATCGGTAAAAGATTGAATTAACCAAGTTACTAATGTAACTTTTAACAAGCTATTGTGCTGGTATCAACTTTTATGGCCAAAAATCTTTGTTACACCAATCGTGACTTTCACATATAACTATGTCGCAGAAACGACATATCGCATGCTCGTCGATTATGGGAAGACATATCTGCTGCGTATGGTTAATGCAGTTCTCAATGCGGACCTCTTTGTCTCAATTGCCGGTCACAATCTTACGGTGGTCGGCATGGACGGGGCCTACCTCAAACCGATAGACACTGCCTATGTCATGATAACGCCCGGACAAACGATGGACGTTCTGATCACCGCGAACCAGCCCCTCAGCTACTACTACATGGCCGCGCGGCAGTACTCTAGCGACGGGCTCGACGTCACCAATTACGATCACAGCAACGCGACGGCGATTTTGCAGTACCGAGGCAATTACAGCGCTCCTGAAAGGATCCCGTTCCCATCGACCCTCCCGTCCTACAAGGACAACGTCGCGGCCGTGGCATTCACGGACCGCCTCAGGAGCCTGGCGACCGAGGAACACCCCGTGAACGTGCCACAGAACGTGACGACGCGCATGTTCGTGCTAGCATCCATGGGCGTGTTGATTTGCCCAAATAGCTCATGCGGAGGAATCTACGGAGATAGATTGGCTTCAAGCCTGAACAATTTCAGTTGGGCCCACCCGTCGATTGATATACTACAAGCTTATTATAGGTAATTTTGATTTCCATTTGACGCACGGTATATATAGAAATCTAACAGAAGGATACATCAGTTAAGGACATGTTCATCTTGCAGGAACATTAGTGATATTTACAGCACGAATTTCCCGGACTTCCCTGGGATTCTATACAATTTCACGGGGGACGATTTGCCGCTGAATATTTCAGTGCCGACGAAAGGAACGGTCGTGAAGGTGTTCGATTTCAATGAGACGATTGAGATAGTGTTCCAAGGGACGAACATCATTGACGCAGCAGAGGCTCATCCTATGCACCTTCACGGCTACGCTTTTTATGTTGTAGGTACCGGCATTGGGGACTTCGACGTCGATACCGACCCTCAAGGATACAACTTAGTCGACCCTCCATATGTAAATACAGTCGCCGTGCCGAAGAGCGGATGGGCTGCTATCAGATTTGTAGCAGACAATCCAGGTAAAGATGCACTGATCACGTTTCAGAATATGCACATTTTCTGATCCATATGTGTACTAAAAACTTCATTGGACTATGCTTTGCATTACGCACTCACGATGCTTGCTTTAAATGCTATATTAATAGGTGTATGGTATATGCACTGTCATTTGGACCGGCACATGACGTGGGGCATGGACACGGTGTTCATAGTAAAGGACGGAGGCACGACCGCAACGAGTCTCCGCCCTCCTCCGGCTTATATGCCGCCGTGCGAGAACTCGACCAGTTCATCTCAATTATTTAATATCTTAGACAAAGAGGCACGCTTGGTGATGATGAGATGAAGGAGATTTCATCCGATTCTGTGACTAAatcgattttcttttcctcaataAAGGTCACAAAAGTTACGTGACCAATCTTGAATTGCTAATTAGATGTGACAGCACTAAGAACTTCATTCGGTGCATTTTATCATACTATAGATTAATCTTATCACCTATATCTATTCATCACAATACCATCGGTTACTCAACTATCGATAATACATTATTAACAAGTTAGtactttttttggtacttttctcaattttgtGGTCACCATTCTTGTGAATGAATTTTAAGACAAGTTAGTCGGTTTAATTGATTATAAATGAAAGCAAAATACTAGAATTAAGAAACCCAAACACATGGCACAAAAGAAGGTATAGAGAGTCTAAAAACAACCTAGAACAGATTGAATTTTGCAAACATAAGAAGGTATAGAGAGTCTGAAAACAACCTAGAACAGATTGAATTTTGCAAACTAGGAAATCCAGCTTCAATCTAGGTTTTGGCATGGCTAAATTAATTGGCTCGCCTAAGAGGTGCGCTGCGGGTTTGTACGTGTACTCTGCAATTAATAAGATTGAAATTGGGCCTGCTTGGCAAATCCATCATAATCCATTATGACCCACTTGAACTGGGCCAAAACTTTTCTAAGCCATTCTGTCCTTCTTTCCTAGAAAAATATATGATCCAACGCCACCGTACCAAAGAAAATGTCTAAAATGAGATTCATTGATCACGGTTACATTCTAAGAATGatctattcatttttctactACTTTCTCGATGTGGTACACATATCTATCTAATATAACATAAACGAACTAATTAGACTCTTTTTTAATTGACgtgtctttttctttgctttaggATTCTTTTTGCCCCTAATGCATTAAATATTGTCTAAATGTTTCCTCATAGATGCATCTAATTATGTTGCAGTTCTAGCATCCcgtttgggaaaaaagaaagtaagaaaCATGTCCGCGTTGATAGCCTCCTCGAAATCTTGGTAAATTTGAAATGCAGTTGGTAAAAGAAaggcaaaataataataataataataataataataataataataataataataataataataataataataataataataataataataataataataataataataataataataataataataataataataataataataataataataataataataataataataataataataataataataataataataataataataataataataataataataataataataataataataataataataataataataataataataataataataataataataataataataataataataataataataataataataataataataataataataataataataatacctATGAATTGCTTGTTTGATAACTTATTAGTGAGTCGCCAACTTTTATATTAAATTGTCATTCATTTAATTCATTGTTCGCAACTTACCTATAGTTCGAAAAATTTTGAGTTCTATTAGTGTAGTTTAGCAACGCCTCAAACTGCTGATTTTGGAATGAAATTACTTAccctaatttgaaaaattactaattttttcACTGAAATTACCAGCTAGATTTAggttaccaacttttatttgaattaattaTCGACATTTATTTGATTGACTCTGAATTGCTAACTAACCCAACAACttatcaaatttaatgaaagtCATCAactcttataaaaaaattatttgagttaCTCGCCAATGTTTTGAAGTTTCCAAATTGTTTTAGGTTATTAACATTAATTTAAGTCATATCTGAAAGACCAACTTTCGTTGACATTATGAACTCTTATATGATATTTCCACCTTTAGAAGGTCAAGAGTTCTAATCCTATTTATCACCTTATATCTCGTGAATTTTAAAAATCCATATTCGTTTTTTCAAATCGTGTCATGCTATTCAATGTGAGCTAGTGTTTGGAAAGCACTATTCGATATATATTACAAAGAAATGTCAGTCTTCTAAATTATCGAat
The window above is part of the Eucalyptus grandis isolate ANBG69807.140 chromosome 6, ASM1654582v1, whole genome shotgun sequence genome. Proteins encoded here:
- the LOC104449553 gene encoding putative laccase-9 — its product is MDTFQIQVLLRLLALNAVLLPLAHGSIHFYDFVLKEQNFTKLCVTKSVLTVNGSFPGPEIRVRRGDTVFVNVHNHGYYGVTLHWHGIKQPRNPWSDGPEYITQCPIAPGTNFTYEVQFTNEEGTLWWHAHSDWTRATVHGAIVILPSEGTTYPYPKPDDEEVLVFACWYKESMRELLELALETGSDTPRSDAYTINGEPGDMCPCSIETTYRMLVDYGKTYLLRMVNAVLNADLFVSIAGHNLTVVGMDGAYLKPIDTAYVMITPGQTMDVLITANQPLSYYYMAARQYSSDGLDVTNYDHSNATAILQYRGNYSAPERIPFPSTLPSYKDNVAAVAFTDRLRSLATEEHPVNVPQNVTTRMFVLASMGVLICPNSSCGGIYGDRLASSLNNFSWAHPSIDILQAYYRNISDIYSTNFPDFPGILYNFTGDDLPLNISVPTKGTVVKVFDFNETIEIVFQGTNIIDAAEAHPMHLHGYAFYVVGTGIGDFDVDTDPQGYNLVDPPYVNTVAVPKSGWAAIRFVADNPGVWYMHCHLDRHMTWGMDTVFIVKDGGTTATSLRPPPAYMPPCENSTSSSQLFNILDKEARLVMMR